A single region of the Acidithiobacillus acidisediminis genome encodes:
- a CDS encoding IS630 family transposase, with product MERIDVRKLTVEGRNLLRQMVLRLRQQSGMRVEDLAKVSGAHPSTIRGWLAQAKREGGKSLDERPRGRPVGACRRLTLAAEAWVRDQIVQRDPRQLQMPFALWTRPAIRQLIRDRFGIDLQVRLVGKYLKRWGFTPQRPVKRAMEQNPEAVRQWLEVDYPQVRARALREGAVLYWGDETAVKEDAHWVRGYAPQGQTPLLEHPARWTSLSMISAISPRGELAFEMVEGSINTERFIAFLEKLIRHAEQKIFLIVDNLRVHHAKVVTAWLADKKDRIELVFLPPYAPESNPDEYLNRDFKTALRNGPMSTDKTTLLAKAMAFMNGLCLLPEKVSRYFHHPAARYAMLDI from the coding sequence ATGGAACGGATAGATGTGCGCAAGTTGACGGTAGAGGGGCGGAATCTGCTTCGGCAGATGGTGCTGCGGCTACGCCAGCAGTCTGGTATGCGGGTGGAAGACCTGGCCAAGGTCTCTGGCGCCCATCCCTCGACCATTCGCGGGTGGTTGGCGCAAGCCAAACGAGAGGGGGGCAAAAGCCTTGATGAACGGCCGCGAGGGCGTCCTGTAGGGGCCTGTCGCAGATTGACGTTGGCTGCGGAAGCCTGGGTTCGGGATCAGATCGTGCAACGGGATCCGCGGCAGTTGCAAATGCCTTTTGCCCTCTGGACCCGGCCGGCCATCCGGCAATTGATCCGGGATCGCTTTGGGATAGATCTGCAGGTGCGCCTGGTAGGCAAGTACCTCAAGCGCTGGGGTTTTACGCCCCAGCGTCCGGTCAAGCGAGCGATGGAGCAGAACCCAGAAGCAGTGCGCCAATGGCTGGAAGTGGATTATCCCCAAGTCCGAGCGCGCGCCCTGCGCGAGGGTGCAGTGCTGTACTGGGGCGACGAAACGGCCGTCAAAGAGGACGCCCATTGGGTGCGTGGATATGCGCCCCAAGGCCAGACGCCGCTCCTCGAACATCCAGCACGATGGACCAGTCTGTCCATGATATCGGCGATCTCACCGCGCGGAGAACTTGCCTTTGAGATGGTGGAGGGCAGCATCAACACCGAGCGTTTCATCGCCTTCCTGGAAAAGCTGATCCGCCATGCCGAACAGAAGATCTTCCTGATCGTCGACAACTTACGGGTGCATCACGCCAAGGTGGTAACGGCCTGGCTGGCCGATAAGAAGGACCGCATTGAGCTCGTGTTTCTGCCGCCTTATGCGCCAGAGTCCAACCCGGATGAATACCTCAACCGGGATTTCAAAACGGCCCTACGCAACGGGCCTATGAGCACAGACAAAACCACCCTCTTGGCAAAGGCCATGGCCTTCATGAATGGTCTCTGTCTCCTGCCGGAGAAGGTCTCTCGCTATTTCCATCACCCTGCCGCTCGTTACGCTATGTTGGATATTTAA
- a CDS encoding cytochrome P460 family protein, producing the protein MKTFVLLSVPAGIMAVGIGVALAGVRAPTPQALWQQVQTLQKNHAIMPESHPFQVGSRTVDAFTTDLANAAAVHSIRMAGGIIKVTRYAQDSLLVKDNYNQERKLTGVTAMLKLPGYDASDRNWVMAAYKPNGTLVAYGKVGTCIACHVMVRHQDFVFAPPPKQLLSVNTWKAFFPKQVMNPVYVSLIKEHPQAIVR; encoded by the coding sequence ATGAAGACCTTTGTTCTATTGTCCGTGCCAGCGGGGATAATGGCCGTTGGGATAGGCGTGGCCCTGGCGGGGGTGCGTGCTCCTACGCCACAAGCGCTTTGGCAGCAGGTACAAACGCTGCAAAAGAACCATGCCATCATGCCAGAAAGTCATCCATTCCAAGTGGGTTCCAGAACGGTAGACGCCTTTACCACGGACCTCGCCAATGCTGCGGCAGTTCACTCCATTCGCATGGCCGGTGGCATCATTAAGGTGACCCGTTATGCGCAGGATAGCCTGTTGGTGAAAGATAACTACAACCAGGAGAGAAAATTAACAGGCGTGACTGCGATGCTCAAACTCCCCGGGTATGATGCGTCAGATCGAAACTGGGTGATGGCGGCCTACAAGCCAAATGGAACGTTGGTGGCTTATGGAAAGGTAGGCACCTGCATCGCTTGTCACGTGATGGTCCGTCACCAGGATTTCGTGTTCGCGCCGCCCCCAAAGCAGTTGCTTTCGGTCAATACGTGGAAGGCATTCTTCCCCAAGCAGGTGATGAATCCTGTCTATGTAAGCCTGATCAAGGAGCACCCCCAGGCGATTGTGCGGTAA
- a CDS encoding GDCCVxC domain-containing (seleno)protein gives MSKIYLQSMITCPVCGHSETEKMPTDSCQYFYQCKGCGALLTPKAGDCCVYCSYGTVPCPPIQESRFSSISGRCGAENKC, from the coding sequence ATGTCAAAAATTTACTTGCAGTCGATGATTACTTGCCCAGTCTGTGGGCATAGCGAGACAGAAAAAATGCCCACAGATTCCTGCCAATACTTCTATCAGTGCAAAGGTTGCGGGGCCCTGCTTACGCCCAAAGCGGGGGACTGCTGTGTGTATTGTTCCTATGGCACTGTGCCCTGCCCACCCATACAGGAATCGAGGTTCTCCTCCATTTCTGGCAGGTGTGGCGCCGAGAATAAGTGTTGA
- a CDS encoding Crp/Fnr family transcriptional regulator encodes MVLPPDQILFTAGSLCQQYLLVVDGCVRVQQISRSGREILLYRIGPGESCILTTACLFSERPYPAMGITEGPVVAVTLSQAEFSQLVGCSEGFRRFVFRSYGERLAELLMLIETVVFTRLDVRLARRLLELAPHQAELCVTHQKLALELGSAREVISRALKNFADQGWIEQHPRQIVIRDRAALKRVIQSAD; translated from the coding sequence TTGGTCCTTCCTCCGGATCAGATTCTTTTTACGGCGGGAAGTTTATGCCAGCAATACCTTTTGGTGGTTGATGGCTGCGTCCGAGTGCAACAGATTTCGCGCTCAGGTCGGGAAATACTGCTCTATCGTATTGGTCCAGGCGAGTCCTGCATCCTCACCACGGCCTGTCTGTTCAGCGAACGTCCTTATCCGGCCATGGGCATTACAGAAGGACCTGTAGTTGCGGTGACCCTGAGTCAGGCGGAATTCTCTCAGCTCGTCGGATGCTCTGAAGGGTTCCGGCGTTTCGTATTTCGGAGTTATGGCGAGCGCCTTGCAGAGCTGCTGATGCTGATCGAGACTGTCGTATTCACTCGGCTGGATGTTCGCTTGGCGCGCAGGCTCCTGGAGCTCGCGCCCCATCAAGCCGAACTCTGTGTCACCCACCAGAAGCTTGCGCTGGAATTGGGGTCGGCGCGGGAAGTCATCAGTCGAGCGCTAAAGAACTTCGCCGATCAAGGGTGGATTGAGCAACATCCGCGCCAGATTGTGATTCGGGACCGTGCGGCACTAAAGCGTGTAATCCAGAGTGCTGACTGA
- a CDS encoding MFS transporter, translating into MSTQLRLSTAVHLHGIGQNLPQFALQTVQVFFVGLIIGMERNVLPTMRHLFGLESHAFFFLASFVVSFGLVKGALNFVAGDLSDRVGRKRVLLWGWLAGIPIPLLIFFAPNWWWIVAANVFLGINQAFTWTMTVTSQIDLAGNRQRGLAVGINEAMGYIAVGLAGLGTGYLALAWGPRWALLGFALLVMVLALLLLPWVRDTLPWAQAEGQRQRPSDSLAQSTLSTAPEGRWQSFVHVSFQDRTSRALCQGGVANKIADTLVWVMFPVYLHFRGQGLVHIGWITGIYAMIWGLCQFWTGHLADSVGRKAPILSGFFLLTLGLIGVALVHHFAAWMLAAAVMGMGMALLYPNLIAAMADRAPAATRGKTLGIYRYWRDTGYAIGGLLLGAAAQWADAALPTIWLTAAIIAASGFWIALAVQETHPKARQECVKG; encoded by the coding sequence GTGAGCACCCAGCTTCGTTTGTCCACAGCGGTACATCTGCACGGTATTGGCCAGAATCTCCCACAATTTGCCTTGCAGACGGTGCAGGTGTTTTTTGTGGGACTTATCATTGGCATGGAGCGAAACGTTTTGCCCACCATGCGACATCTCTTCGGATTGGAGAGTCACGCCTTTTTCTTTTTGGCCAGTTTTGTCGTTTCCTTTGGCTTGGTCAAAGGCGCCCTCAATTTTGTCGCCGGGGACCTCTCCGATCGGGTAGGTCGCAAGCGGGTGCTGCTTTGGGGCTGGCTGGCCGGAATCCCCATTCCGCTGCTCATTTTCTTTGCCCCCAACTGGTGGTGGATCGTTGCCGCCAACGTCTTTTTGGGCATCAATCAGGCGTTTACGTGGACGATGACGGTCACCAGTCAGATCGATCTGGCGGGAAATCGCCAGCGCGGTCTTGCCGTGGGCATCAATGAAGCCATGGGTTACATCGCCGTGGGCTTGGCGGGATTGGGCACGGGATATCTGGCCCTGGCTTGGGGCCCGCGCTGGGCACTCCTGGGCTTTGCCTTGCTGGTCATGGTGTTGGCCTTACTCCTTCTGCCCTGGGTGCGCGATACGCTACCGTGGGCACAGGCTGAAGGGCAAAGGCAGCGCCCTAGCGATTCGCTGGCCCAAAGCACACTCAGCACAGCACCAGAAGGACGCTGGCAGAGTTTTGTCCACGTTTCCTTTCAGGACAGGACATCTCGGGCACTGTGCCAAGGAGGGGTGGCCAACAAGATTGCCGATACCTTGGTCTGGGTCATGTTCCCGGTGTACTTGCATTTTCGGGGTCAAGGACTGGTGCACATCGGCTGGATTACGGGCATCTATGCCATGATCTGGGGCTTGTGCCAGTTCTGGACTGGGCATTTGGCGGATTCCGTAGGACGCAAGGCCCCCATCCTGTCCGGTTTCTTCTTGCTGACCTTGGGATTGATCGGCGTTGCCCTGGTCCACCATTTTGCCGCCTGGATGCTAGCTGCTGCAGTCATGGGTATGGGCATGGCACTGCTCTATCCCAACCTGATTGCCGCGATGGCGGATCGGGCACCGGCGGCAACGCGTGGCAAAACCTTGGGGATCTATCGCTACTGGCGCGATACCGGCTACGCCATTGGCGGCCTGCTCCTGGGTGCGGCAGCACAGTGGGCGGATGCCGCCTTGCCGACGATTTGGTTGACGGCAGCGATCATTGCCGCATCCGGGTTCTGGATTGCCCTGGCCGTACAGGAAACCCATCCAAAAGCGAGACAGGAGTGCGTCAAGGGATGA
- the istB gene encoding IS21-like element helper ATPase IstB yields MFLPPTLNTLRQLHLDAMADALDEQTRLPQYQELSFEERLGLLLDRELCARDQRRLTRLLKLAHLKHDACAEDIDYRSSRGLDRSRIAALIQNTWIRQGQNLLLTGATGTGKTWLACAFGHQACRQGLSVRYLRLPRLLEDLRIRHGDGSFGRYLNTLAKVDLLLLDDWGLAPMGGEDARDLLEIIDDRVGQRATLITSQLPVSHWHEYLGEPTVADAVLDRLLQSAHRLELKGESLRRHRDRHENQPTESS; encoded by the coding sequence ATGTTCTTACCACCGACCCTGAACACCCTGCGGCAGTTACACCTCGATGCCATGGCCGATGCCCTCGACGAGCAAACCCGGCTGCCGCAATACCAGGAGCTCTCCTTCGAAGAGCGCCTCGGCCTGCTCCTCGACCGCGAACTCTGTGCCCGGGATCAACGCCGCCTGACGCGGTTGCTGAAACTCGCCCACCTCAAGCACGATGCCTGCGCCGAGGATATCGACTACCGCAGTTCTCGGGGACTGGATCGATCGCGCATCGCCGCCCTGATCCAGAATACCTGGATACGCCAGGGGCAGAACCTCCTCCTCACCGGGGCCACCGGAACCGGCAAGACCTGGCTTGCTTGTGCCTTCGGTCATCAAGCCTGTCGGCAGGGCTTGAGTGTGCGCTATCTGCGCTTGCCACGCCTGCTGGAAGATCTGCGTATCCGTCACGGTGACGGGAGCTTCGGCCGCTATCTGAACACCCTGGCCAAGGTCGACCTCTTACTGCTCGACGATTGGGGCCTCGCCCCCATGGGTGGAGAGGATGCCCGTGACCTGCTGGAAATCATCGATGATCGCGTCGGCCAGCGCGCCACCTTGATCACCAGTCAGCTGCCGGTGTCCCACTGGCACGAATATCTCGGCGAGCCCACCGTCGCCGATGCCGTCCTCGACCGTCTCCTGCAAAGCGCACACCGGCTGGAGCTCAAGGGAGAGTCTTTACGCCGTCACCGTGACCGTCACGAAAACCAGCCAACCGAATCGTCGTGA
- a CDS encoding YgaP family membrane protein: protein MNISALTNEGGLDRAIRVIVGAILLALVFVGPHTPWGWIGLVPLLTGLIGWCPAYSLLGMRTCPLRHR from the coding sequence GTGAATATTTCAGCATTGACAAATGAGGGCGGTCTGGATCGCGCAATTCGCGTCATCGTGGGTGCTATCCTTCTGGCACTGGTATTTGTTGGCCCGCATACGCCCTGGGGGTGGATTGGTTTGGTTCCCCTGCTAACGGGATTGATCGGCTGGTGCCCGGCGTACTCCCTGCTGGGCATGAGGACTTGCCCTCTGCGGCATAGATGA
- the istA gene encoding IS21 family transposase encodes MKAIMEVLRLHAAGLSQRQIARACGLSKGAVGKYLQRAEQAAVSWPLPADQGEAALEGRLFPERKPAVASSKVLPDFAQMHTELRRKGMTLQLLWEEYVGAHAGQRVYQYAQFCTLYRRWRGRLKLSMRQTHVAGEKLFVDYAGPTVPVIDPSTGEIRQAQIFVAVLGASSYTYCEATWSQSLGDFLGAHVRALNYLGGAPVLLVPDNLKAAVTKASRYEPQINRSYQDLATHYGSVVLPTRPYKPKDKAKVEVGVQVVERWILARLRHFQFFSLRELNREIHRLLEDLNQRPFKRLPGSRRSLFEALDRPALQPLPVQPYVFATWKTAKVSIDYHVACEGHYYSVPYRLIGQRVDLRISAETVEIFHQQQRVASHLRGLQPGRFSTCTEHLPKAHQRHREWSPGRLLRWALSIGPATRDVVRWQLESKPHPEQGYRSCLGLLHLARRYDKPRLEAACRRALHLGAPTTRSVRSILQKGMDHVPESTAKSTALPAHNNLRGSQYYH; translated from the coding sequence ATGAAAGCAATCATGGAGGTACTTCGTTTACACGCGGCTGGCCTGAGCCAGCGGCAAATTGCCCGTGCCTGCGGGCTCTCCAAAGGGGCTGTCGGCAAATATCTGCAGCGGGCGGAACAGGCTGCGGTGTCCTGGCCGCTGCCTGCGGATCAGGGCGAGGCGGCTCTGGAAGGACGGCTCTTTCCCGAGCGGAAACCCGCAGTGGCATCAAGCAAGGTCTTGCCGGATTTTGCCCAGATGCACACGGAACTGCGGCGCAAGGGCATGACCCTGCAGCTGCTCTGGGAGGAATACGTCGGGGCACATGCCGGGCAACGGGTGTATCAATACGCGCAGTTCTGCACCCTGTACCGGCGCTGGCGAGGGCGCCTCAAACTCAGCATGCGCCAGACCCATGTTGCCGGGGAAAAGCTCTTCGTGGACTATGCTGGCCCTACCGTGCCGGTCATCGATCCGAGTACCGGGGAGATCCGGCAGGCACAGATCTTTGTGGCGGTGCTGGGGGCTTCCAGCTATACCTACTGCGAGGCGACCTGGAGCCAGAGCCTGGGGGACTTCCTGGGCGCCCACGTTCGTGCCCTGAACTACCTGGGCGGGGCACCGGTTCTGCTCGTCCCCGACAACCTCAAGGCGGCCGTGACCAAGGCGTCTCGCTACGAGCCGCAGATCAACCGCAGCTATCAGGATCTCGCGACCCACTATGGCTCGGTCGTGCTCCCCACTCGGCCCTACAAGCCCAAAGACAAGGCCAAGGTCGAGGTGGGGGTGCAAGTGGTGGAGCGTTGGATTCTCGCGCGCCTGCGGCACTTCCAGTTCTTCTCTCTGCGGGAGCTCAACCGCGAGATTCATCGTCTGCTCGAAGACCTGAACCAGCGCCCCTTCAAGCGTCTGCCTGGCAGTCGCAGGAGCCTCTTCGAGGCGCTGGACCGGCCGGCACTGCAGCCCTTGCCCGTACAACCCTATGTCTTTGCCACATGGAAGACGGCCAAGGTCAGTATCGACTATCACGTCGCTTGCGAGGGGCACTATTACTCGGTCCCCTACCGGCTGATCGGGCAACGGGTGGACCTGCGGATAAGTGCCGAAACGGTAGAGATCTTCCACCAGCAACAACGGGTGGCCAGTCATCTGCGTGGGTTGCAGCCGGGCCGCTTCAGTACCTGCACGGAGCACCTGCCCAAGGCCCATCAGCGCCACCGGGAATGGAGCCCGGGGCGTCTGCTGCGTTGGGCACTGTCCATTGGCCCGGCAACCCGCGACGTCGTGCGCTGGCAGCTGGAGAGTAAGCCGCACCCCGAGCAGGGCTATCGCTCCTGTTTGGGCTTGCTCCACCTCGCCCGTCGCTATGACAAGCCCCGTCTGGAAGCGGCCTGTCGTCGGGCCTTGCACCTTGGTGCCCCGACCACCCGCAGTGTCCGGTCGATTCTCCAAAAGGGCATGGATCACGTCCCGGAGTCGACGGCCAAAAGCACGGCTCTGCCCGCGCACAACAACCTCCGCGGTTCCCAGTACTACCATTGA
- a CDS encoding ArsR/SmtB family transcription factor, with protein MSLGTVRFALFAEVFAALSHPKRLEIIHLLGQAQHTAGELAALTELSKTNLSQHLNVLKARGLVHCEKCGTFCHYRLTSPKVLETCQLVRGLILEQMEITTQQRAELVRLPQKGSA; from the coding sequence ATGAGCCTAGGGACCGTGCGCTTTGCCCTCTTCGCCGAAGTTTTTGCTGCTCTCTCGCATCCCAAGCGGTTGGAAATCATTCATCTTCTGGGCCAGGCACAACATACGGCCGGAGAGTTGGCAGCATTGACGGAGCTCTCGAAAACCAATCTTTCCCAGCACCTCAATGTCTTGAAGGCTCGCGGTCTGGTCCATTGTGAAAAATGTGGGACGTTTTGCCATTATCGCTTGACCAGTCCCAAGGTGCTGGAAACCTGCCAGCTGGTGCGCGGGTTGATCCTCGAACAGATGGAAATCACCACCCAGCAACGGGCAGAGCTGGTACGGCTCCCACAAAAAGGTTCGGCGTGA
- a CDS encoding putative bifunctional diguanylate cyclase/phosphodiesterase, translated as MTAHDQQNAHMDQFQDRSMEICRMTEEALEQGCLVLHYQPIVEAQGGPVGVEALLRMHHPERGLLPPAAFASALDSPRLARRIGQFVLATALRQNQSWHQQDIPLRVSINISPHHLLDPAFFSDLQTALAAHPDLPADAVEIEVTETAPLQDFRKAQEVLLACHQLGVRVALDDFGTGSASLTYLQKLPAHTIKIDQSFVRDILHDPKDYAIVSGVVTSARLLGLDVIAEGVETLEHAALLHQLQCQCFQGYAIARPMPAEQIPDWVSRYNPLFAQDDSTNPNQ; from the coding sequence ATGACCGCCCACGATCAACAGAATGCGCACATGGATCAGTTTCAGGATCGCAGTATGGAGATTTGTCGAATGACCGAGGAAGCGCTGGAACAGGGGTGTTTGGTATTGCACTATCAGCCCATTGTGGAGGCGCAGGGCGGTCCGGTGGGGGTAGAGGCCCTGTTGCGGATGCACCACCCCGAGCGCGGCCTCTTGCCTCCTGCTGCCTTTGCCAGCGCTCTGGATTCCCCGCGCTTGGCGCGGCGGATCGGGCAATTCGTCCTGGCAACGGCCTTGCGCCAAAATCAGTCGTGGCATCAGCAAGACATCCCTCTGCGCGTCTCGATCAACATCAGTCCGCACCATCTCCTGGATCCCGCTTTTTTTTCTGATCTGCAAACCGCCTTGGCTGCGCACCCAGATCTTCCCGCAGATGCGGTAGAGATCGAGGTCACGGAAACGGCCCCATTGCAGGACTTTCGCAAGGCGCAAGAGGTGCTATTGGCCTGCCATCAGCTTGGGGTGCGGGTGGCCCTCGATGATTTTGGTACGGGCAGCGCTTCCCTGACCTATCTGCAGAAGCTCCCGGCCCATACCATTAAGATCGACCAAAGTTTTGTCCGGGACATCCTCCACGATCCCAAAGACTATGCGATCGTGTCTGGGGTAGTGACCAGCGCGCGGTTGCTCGGACTGGACGTGATTGCCGAGGGGGTGGAAACGCTAGAGCATGCGGCTTTGCTGCACCAACTCCAATGCCAGTGTTTTCAGGGTTACGCCATTGCGCGCCCCATGCCTGCCGAGCAGATTCCAGACTGGGTATCTCGGTACAATCCTTTGTTTGCCCAGGATGATTCTACCAACCCCAACCAGTAG
- a CDS encoding MBL fold metallo-hydrolase codes for MFFQQRSSSDGTQSYFYGCGGKGFAVAVDVLAGDEGWYLDQAMQKGVRISYVIDTHIHADHLSGGRQLAQQAGARYGLHESDVDLVSYSIYPLRDGEVLETGNVQTQILHTPGHTRDSICLLVTDLRRGPEPWFLLTGDTLFVGAVGRPDLGGTPEEMATLLYASLQAKILPLPDTLEIYPGHSAGSVCGAGLSGKGSSTLAFEKRWDPYLQMDEASFVRELVASTPARPAQMAQIVAANMGRAA; via the coding sequence ATGTTTTTTCAGCAACGCAGCAGCAGTGATGGCACGCAGTCGTATTTCTATGGTTGTGGTGGCAAAGGATTCGCCGTAGCCGTTGATGTGCTTGCCGGCGACGAGGGTTGGTATTTGGATCAGGCAATGCAAAAAGGCGTGCGGATCTCTTATGTCATTGACACCCACATCCATGCGGATCACCTGTCCGGTGGACGACAACTGGCGCAGCAGGCCGGTGCGCGCTATGGCTTGCATGAGAGTGATGTTGACTTGGTCTCTTATTCGATTTATCCCTTGCGGGACGGCGAGGTGCTGGAAACGGGGAATGTGCAGACCCAGATCCTGCACACTCCAGGACACACGCGCGACAGCATCTGTTTATTGGTGACGGACCTGCGGCGCGGACCGGAGCCGTGGTTTTTGCTCACGGGAGACACCCTCTTCGTGGGGGCTGTTGGCCGACCGGATCTGGGCGGGACACCGGAAGAGATGGCGACATTGCTGTATGCGAGCCTGCAGGCGAAAATCCTTCCCTTGCCAGATACCCTAGAGATCTATCCTGGACACAGCGCCGGGAGTGTCTGTGGTGCCGGCCTGTCGGGCAAAGGGAGCTCCACGCTCGCTTTCGAGAAACGTTGGGATCCTTATTTACAGATGGACGAGGCCAGCTTTGTGCGCGAACTGGTGGCCAGCACCCCGGCGCGACCGGCGCAGATGGCGCAGATCGTCGCAGCGAATATGGGACGTGCGGCATGA
- a CDS encoding DsrE family protein, translating to MSTALIVLHSGIAEANPRANTAIRLAGAMLAEDKAVRLFLVGDGVTLLAAEQEASASATQALFRELLDLGLEVQCCGNSLKRHGLSVLPSGVHGGSMKGLSAWISAADELVYF from the coding sequence ATGAGTACAGCGCTTATCGTGTTACACAGTGGTATTGCAGAGGCCAATCCGCGAGCCAATACCGCCATTCGTCTCGCCGGTGCCATGTTGGCTGAGGATAAGGCAGTCCGCCTGTTTCTGGTGGGAGATGGTGTAACGCTGCTGGCTGCTGAGCAGGAGGCTAGTGCAAGCGCTACGCAGGCGTTATTTCGAGAACTGCTAGACTTAGGGCTAGAAGTGCAGTGTTGCGGAAACTCGCTCAAACGGCACGGGTTATCGGTGCTGCCGTCCGGGGTGCACGGGGGCTCCATGAAGGGTCTGTCGGCGTGGATCAGTGCGGCGGATGAGTTGGTATATTTCTGA
- a CDS encoding TolC family protein, with protein MLCLAFKRHHLWRDFGALVFGASVLLPCAAVADTLTLREAQALALQQNPSLGALNQKIITLQHQSVAVAQLPDPHLSFGAVNLPTNNFSMNTMQMSMLSIGLSQTFPPFGQLTRKRRQLHLEVQASKDTLAGRSAALILLLERSWLQTVAIKREIAVLHTQQSLAKRTIQTALAAYRAGRGTEASVIEAQLALEKLQNDETQLFAEYQEDRARLAETLALPSPPHISSSWPQLPSPPSLAQLITQIAAQPLLRAAAEQSAAAQEAVRVARTAYLPEITLSTAYGQDFAPGSPNWLSVGVNLSLPIFPADRQDQTVAAAQAQSIAAQDQYDEERLSLERQVRGVFAAYISYQNQYHRTRRKLVPEAQLAYQATLADFTSSHTSFRAVLQAQDRVLATQTEAIELRQNAYASQAELNFLATHVQGGSE; from the coding sequence ATGCTGTGTTTAGCATTCAAAAGACATCACTTATGGCGTGATTTCGGCGCTCTGGTATTCGGTGCGAGTGTTTTGTTGCCATGTGCAGCGGTTGCTGACACCCTGACGCTTCGGGAAGCTCAGGCACTTGCCTTGCAACAAAACCCCAGTTTGGGCGCCCTCAATCAAAAGATTATTACCCTGCAACACCAGTCTGTGGCAGTCGCGCAATTGCCCGATCCGCACCTGAGCTTTGGCGCAGTCAATCTTCCGACCAATAATTTTTCCATGAATACCATGCAAATGAGCATGTTGAGCATCGGTTTGAGCCAAACTTTTCCCCCATTCGGCCAGTTGACCCGGAAAAGACGCCAACTCCACCTAGAAGTACAGGCTTCGAAGGATACGTTGGCTGGACGCTCTGCCGCATTGATTCTATTGCTAGAACGTAGCTGGCTGCAGACAGTCGCAATCAAAAGAGAAATTGCCGTGCTACATACACAGCAATCCTTGGCTAAAAGAACCATACAAACCGCCCTGGCTGCCTATCGTGCGGGTCGCGGCACGGAAGCTTCAGTCATAGAAGCGCAGCTTGCTCTGGAGAAGTTACAAAATGATGAAACTCAACTATTCGCAGAATATCAAGAAGATAGAGCGCGACTTGCCGAAACCTTGGCCCTTCCAAGTCCGCCGCACATTTCTTCAAGCTGGCCACAATTACCCTCACCCCCATCCTTGGCCCAGCTGATAACGCAGATCGCGGCACAGCCATTACTACGTGCTGCTGCGGAGCAATCTGCCGCAGCGCAAGAGGCAGTGCGCGTAGCACGCACGGCCTATCTCCCGGAAATTACCCTGAGTACCGCTTATGGACAGGATTTTGCGCCAGGGAGCCCGAATTGGTTATCGGTGGGCGTCAACCTCAGTCTGCCGATTTTCCCAGCAGATCGCCAAGATCAAACCGTTGCGGCAGCGCAGGCACAGTCGATTGCAGCACAGGACCAGTACGATGAGGAGCGTTTATCACTGGAACGCCAGGTGCGTGGAGTTTTTGCAGCATACATCTCCTACCAAAACCAATATCACCGGACGCGGCGAAAACTGGTACCGGAAGCACAATTGGCCTATCAAGCGACCTTGGCTGATTTTACTTCCAGCCATACCAGCTTTCGGGCGGTTTTGCAGGCACAGGATCGCGTTCTCGCGACCCAGACCGAGGCGATCGAGTTGCGCCAGAATGCCTATGCCAGCCAAGCCGAATTGAATTTCCTGGCAACACATGTGCAAGGAGGAAGCGAATGA